A single genomic interval of Camelina sativa cultivar DH55 chromosome 11, Cs, whole genome shotgun sequence harbors:
- the LOC104723103 gene encoding pentatricopeptide repeat-containing protein At4g19440, chloroplastic-like isoform X3: MAALLYFPKISSRMTSSRLLSLSPMDLRRRLSRASYLFTRRLKSPKRSFHTTRYLQQYVHPPDKSEDPSSDRQHLHQRLSSVLSKRSLDYEQCKQLITVLSPLEFDRLFPEFRSKVNPKTALDFFRLASDSFSFSFSLRSYCLLIGLLLDSSLLSPARVTLIRLINGNVPVLPCVNGGLRDSRVAIADAMTSLGMCFDEETRRKMSDLLIEVYCTQFKCDGCYLALDVFPFLANKGMFPSKTTCNILLTSLVRANEFQKCCEAFEVVCKGVFPDVYLFTTAINAFCKGGKVEEAIELFTKMEEAGVAPNVVTYNTIIDGLGMSGRYDEAFMFKEKMVERGLEPTLITYSILVKGLTKAKRIGDAYCVLKEMTEKGFPPNVIVYNNLIDSLIEAGSLNKAIEIKDLMVSKGLSLTSSTYNTLIKGYCKSGQVVIAERLLKETLSIGLTVNQGSFTSVICLLSSHHMYDSALRFVGEMLLRNMSPGGGLLTTLISGLCKHGKHLEAVALWFKFLNKGFVVDTKTSNALLHGLCEAGKLEEAFRIQKEILGRGFVMDRVSYNTLICGCCGKSKLEEAFTLMDEMVKRGLTPDNYTYSILIRGLFNMNKVEEAIQFWGDCKRYGMLPDVYTYSVIIDGCCKAEKTEEGQKLFDEMMSNNVQPNTVVYNHLIGAYCRSGRLSIASELREDMRHKGISPNSATYTSLIKGMSIISRVEEAKLLLEEMRVEGLEPNVFHYTALIDGYGKLGQMVKVECVLREMHSKNIHPNKITYTVMIGGYARDGNVTEASRLLNEMREKGIVPDSITYKEFIYGYLKQGGVLQAFKGSDEENYAAIIEGWNKLIQ; this comes from the exons ATGGCAGCTCTTCTCTATTTCCCTAAAATCTCTTCACGAATGACTTCTTCacgtctcctctctctctcacccatGGATTTGAGGAGGAGACTCTCTCGCGCTAGCTACTTATTCACTCGCCGCCTTAAATCCCCCAAGAGAAGCTTCCACACAACTCGATACCTGCAACAGTACGTTCATCCGCCGGATAAATCGGAAGATCCTTCCTCTGATCGGCAGCATTTGCACCAACGGTTGTCTTCAGTCTTGTCTAAGAGATCTCTAGATTACGAGCAGTGTAAACAACTCATAACTGTTCTATCGCCTCTCGAATTCGATAGGTTGTTTCCTGAGTTCCGATCCAAAGTTAATCCGAAGACGGCTTTGGATTTTTTCCGATTAGCTTCTGATTCGTTTAGTTTCTCCTTCAGTCTCCGTTCGTATTGTTTATTGATAGGTTTATTGCTTGATTCGAGTCTGTTGTCCCCTGCTAGGGTAACTTTGATTCGTTTGATCAATGGGAATGTACCTGTTTTGCCTTGTGTTAACGGTGGTTTGAGAGATAGTCGAGTTGCGATTGCGGATGCAATGACGAGTTTGGGTATGTGTTTTGATGAGGAAACCAGAAGGAAGATGTCAGATTTGTTGATTGAAGTTTATTGCACTCAGTTCAAGTGTGATGGTTGCTATCTAGCTCTTGATGTGTTTCCTTTTCTGGCAAACAAGGGTATGTTTCCATCTAAGACGACTTGCAACATTTTGCTGACTTCTCTAGTGAGAGCTAATGAGTTTCAGAAGTGTTGTGAAGCTTTTGAAGTTGTTTGCAAAGGGGTTTTCCCGGATGTTTACTTGTTCACTACAGCGATTAATGCGTTTTGCAAGGGAGGGAAAGTGGAGGAGGCCATTGAGTTGTTTACAAAGATGGAAGAAGCTGGTGTTGCACCAAACGTTGTTACTTACAATACTATCATTGATGGGTTGGGGATGAGCGGAAGGTATGATGAGGCATTTATGTTTAAAGAAAAGATGGTAGAGAGAGGTCTGGAACCAACTCTTATCACTTATAGTATTCTTGTCAAGGGTTTGACCAAGGCAAAGAGGATTGGTGATGCTTATTGTGTCTTGAAGGAAATGACAGAAAAAGGTTTTCCTCCTAATGttattgtatataataatttgatCGATAGTTTAATCGAGGCTGGAAGTTTGAACAAAGCTATTGAGATAAAGGATCTCATGGTTTCAAAAGGGTTGTCTCTTACATCGTCGACGTATAATACTCTCATAAAGGGATACTGCAAGAGCGGTCAAGTAGTTATTGCTGAGCGTCTTTTGAAGGAAACGCTGTCGATAGGTTTAACTGTAAATCAGGGATCCTTTACATCTGTGATTTGCTTGTTGTCCAGTCATCATATGTATGACTCAGCACTTCGTTTTGTTGGAGAAATGCTACTGCGTAACATGAGTCCTGGTGGTGGATTACTTACTACATTGATTTCTGGTCTCTGTAAGCATGGAAAACACTTAGAGGCAGTAGcactttggtttaaatttttaaataaaggCTTTGTAGTAGACACGAAGACTTCAAATGCTTTGCTTCATGGCCTCTGTGAAGCAGGGAAGCTGGAAGAAGCTTTTAGGATTCAAAAGGAGATATTAGGGCGTGGATTTGTTATGGATAGAGTGTCCTATAACACTTTGATTTGTGGATGTTGCGGAAAGAGTAAATTGGAGGAAGCTTTTACTCTCATGGATGAAATGGTTAAGAGAGGACTTACGCCTGACAATTATACATATAGCATATTGATTCGCGGGCTATTTAATATGAATAAAGTTGAGGAGGCTATACAGTTTTGGGGTGATTGTAAACGGTATGGCATGCTTCCAGATGTTTATACATATTCAGTGATCATAGATGGATGTTGTAAAGCTGAAAAAACAGAAGAGGGTCAGAAACTGTTTGATGAGATGATGAGCAATAACGTGCAGCCAAATACTGTTGTTTACAATCATCTAATCGGAGCATACTGTAGAAGCGGAAG GCTATCAATTGCATCGGAACTCCGTGAAGATATGAGACACAAAGGAATTTCCCCTAATTCTGCTACATATACTTCACTAATAAAGGGGATGTCGATCATTAGCCGTGTTGAGGAGGCAAAACTCCTACTCGAGGAGATGAGGGTGGAGGGTTTGGAACCGAATGTCTTTCACTATACAGCACTTATTGATGGATATGGTAAATTGGGTCAGATGGTCAAAGTCGAATGTGTTTTGCGTGAGATGCATTCGAAGAACATACACCCAAACAAGATTACCTATACTGTGATGATTGGTGGGTATGCTAGAGACGGGAATGTAACAGAAGCTTCTAGGCTTCTAAATGAGATGAGGGAAAAAGGAATTGTTCCAGATAGTATCACATACAAGGAATTTATATATGGATATCTTAAGCAGGGAGGTGTATTGCAAGCTTTTAAAGGCTCTGATGAAGAAAATTATGCAGCGATCATTGAAGGATGGAACAAACTTATACAGTAG
- the LOC104723103 gene encoding pentatricopeptide repeat-containing protein At4g19440, chloroplastic-like isoform X2, whose product MAALLYFPKISSRMTSSRLLSLSPMDLRRRLSRASYLFTRRLKSPKRSFHTTRYLQQYVHPPDKSEDPSSDRQHLHQRLSSVLSKRSLDYEQCKQLITVLSPLEFDRLFPEFRSKVNPKTALDFFRLASDSFSFSFSLRSYCLLIGLLLDSSLLSPARVTLIRLINGNVPVLPCVNGGLRDSRVAIADAMTSLGMCFDEETRRKMSDLLIEVYCTQFKCDGCYLALDVFPFLANKGMFPSKTTCNILLTSLVRANEFQKCCEAFEVVCKGVFPDVYLFTTAINAFCKGGKVEEAIELFTKMEEAGVAPNVVTYNTIIDGLGMSGRYDEAFMFKEKMVERGLEPTLITYSILVKGLTKAKRIGDAYCVLKEMTEKGFPPNVIVYNNLIDSLIEAGSLNKAIEIKDLMVSKGLSLTSSTYNTLIKGYCKSGQVVIAERLLKETLSIGLTVNQGSFTSVICLLSSHHMYDSALRFVGEMLLRNMSPGGGLLTTLISGLCKHGKHLEAVALWFKFLNKGFVVDTKTSNALLHGLCEAGKLEEAFRIQKEILGRGFVMDRVSYNTLICGCCGKSKLEEAFTLMDEMVKRGLTPDNYTYSILIRGLFNMNKVEEAIQFWGDCKRYGMLPDVYTYSVMIDGCCKAERTEEGQKLYDEMMSNNVQPNTVVYNHLIGAYCRSGRLSIASELREDMRHKGISPNSATYTSLIKGMSIISRVEEAKLLLEEMRVEGLEPNVFHYTALIDGYGKLGQMVKVECVLREMHSKNIHPNKITYTVMIGGYARDGNVTEASRLLNEMREKGIVPDSITYKEFIYGYLKQGGVLQAFKGSDEENYAAIIEGWNKLIQ is encoded by the exons ATGGCAGCTCTTCTCTATTTCCCTAAAATCTCTTCACGAATGACTTCTTCacgtctcctctctctctcacccatGGATTTGAGGAGGAGACTCTCTCGCGCTAGCTACTTATTCACTCGCCGCCTTAAATCCCCCAAGAGAAGCTTCCACACAACTCGATACCTGCAACAGTACGTTCATCCGCCGGATAAATCGGAAGATCCTTCCTCTGATCGGCAGCATTTGCACCAACGGTTGTCTTCAGTCTTGTCTAAGAGATCTCTAGATTACGAGCAGTGTAAACAACTCATAACTGTTCTATCGCCTCTCGAATTCGATAGGTTGTTTCCTGAGTTCCGATCCAAAGTTAATCCGAAGACGGCTTTGGATTTTTTCCGATTAGCTTCTGATTCGTTTAGTTTCTCCTTCAGTCTCCGTTCGTATTGTTTATTGATAGGTTTATTGCTTGATTCGAGTCTGTTGTCCCCTGCTAGGGTAACTTTGATTCGTTTGATCAATGGGAATGTACCTGTTTTGCCTTGTGTTAACGGTGGTTTGAGAGATAGTCGAGTTGCGATTGCGGATGCAATGACGAGTTTGGGTATGTGTTTTGATGAGGAAACCAGAAGGAAGATGTCAGATTTGTTGATTGAAGTTTATTGCACTCAGTTCAAGTGTGATGGTTGCTATCTAGCTCTTGATGTGTTTCCTTTTCTGGCAAACAAGGGTATGTTTCCATCTAAGACGACTTGCAACATTTTGCTGACTTCTCTAGTGAGAGCTAATGAGTTTCAGAAGTGTTGTGAAGCTTTTGAAGTTGTTTGCAAAGGGGTTTTCCCGGATGTTTACTTGTTCACTACAGCGATTAATGCGTTTTGCAAGGGAGGGAAAGTGGAGGAGGCCATTGAGTTGTTTACAAAGATGGAAGAAGCTGGTGTTGCACCAAACGTTGTTACTTACAATACTATCATTGATGGGTTGGGGATGAGCGGAAGGTATGATGAGGCATTTATGTTTAAAGAAAAGATGGTAGAGAGAGGTCTGGAACCAACTCTTATCACTTATAGTATTCTTGTCAAGGGTTTGACCAAGGCAAAGAGGATTGGTGATGCTTATTGTGTCTTGAAGGAAATGACAGAAAAAGGTTTTCCTCCTAATGttattgtatataataatttgatCGATAGTTTAATCGAGGCTGGAAGTTTGAACAAAGCTATTGAGATAAAGGATCTCATGGTTTCAAAAGGGTTGTCTCTTACATCGTCGACGTATAATACTCTCATAAAGGGATACTGCAAGAGCGGTCAAGTAGTTATTGCTGAGCGTCTTTTGAAGGAAACGCTGTCGATAGGTTTAACTGTAAATCAGGGATCCTTTACATCTGTGATTTGCTTGTTGTCCAGTCATCATATGTATGACTCAGCACTTCGTTTTGTTGGAGAAATGCTACTGCGTAACATGAGTCCTGGTGGTGGATTACTTACTACATTGATTTCTGGTCTCTGTAAGCATGGAAAACACTTAGAGGCAGTAGcactttggtttaaatttttaaataaaggCTTTGTAGTAGACACGAAGACTTCAAATGCTTTGCTTCATGGCCTCTGTGAAGCAGGGAAGCTGGAAGAAGCTTTTAGGATTCAAAAGGAGATATTAGGGCGTGGATTTGTTATGGATAGAGTGTCCTATAACACTTTGATTTGTGGATGTTGCGGAAAGAGTAAATTGGAGGAAGCTTTTACTCTCATGGATGAAATGGTTAAGAGAGGACTTACGCCTGACAATTATACATATAGCATATTGATTCGCGGGCTATTTAATATGAATAAAGTTGAGGAGGCTATACAGTTTTGGGGTGATTGTAAACGGTATGGCATGCTTCCAGATGTTTATAC ATATTCAGTGATGATAGATGGATGTTGTAAAGCTGAAAGAACAGAAGAGGGACAGAAATTGTATGATGAGATGATGAGCAATAACGTGCAGCCAAATACTGTTGTTTACAATCATCTAATCGGAGCATACTGTAGAAGCGGAAGGCTATCAATTGCATCGGAACTCCGTGAAGATATGAGACACAAAGGAATTTCCCCTAATTCTGCTACATATACTTCACTAATAAAGGGGATGTCGATCATTAGCCGTGTTGAGGAGGCAAAACTCCTACTCGAGGAGATGAGGGTGGAGGGTTTGGAACCGAATGTCTTTCACTATACAGCACTTATTGATGGATATGGTAAATTGGGTCAGATGGTCAAAGTCGAATGTGTTTTGCGTGAGATGCATTCGAAGAACATACACCCAAACAAGATTACCTATACTGTGATGATTGGTGGGTATGCTAGAGACGGGAATGTAACAGAAGCTTCTAGGCTTCTAAATGAGATGAGGGAAAAAGGAATTGTTCCAGATAGTATCACATACAAGGAATTTATATATGGATATCTTAAGCAGGGAGGTGTATTGCAAGCTTTTAAAGGCTCTGATGAAGAAAATTATGCAGCGATCATTGAAGGATGGAACAAACTTATACAGTAG
- the LOC104723103 gene encoding pentatricopeptide repeat-containing protein At4g19440, chloroplastic-like isoform X1, with the protein MAALLYFPKISSRMTSSRLLSLSPMDLRRRLSRASYLFTRRLKSPKRSFHTTRYLQQYVHPPDKSEDPSSDRQHLHQRLSSVLSKRSLDYEQCKQLITVLSPLEFDRLFPEFRSKVNPKTALDFFRLASDSFSFSFSLRSYCLLIGLLLDSSLLSPARVTLIRLINGNVPVLPCVNGGLRDSRVAIADAMTSLGMCFDEETRRKMSDLLIEVYCTQFKCDGCYLALDVFPFLANKGMFPSKTTCNILLTSLVRANEFQKCCEAFEVVCKGVFPDVYLFTTAINAFCKGGKVEEAIELFTKMEEAGVAPNVVTYNTIIDGLGMSGRYDEAFMFKEKMVERGLEPTLITYSILVKGLTKAKRIGDAYCVLKEMTEKGFPPNVIVYNNLIDSLIEAGSLNKAIEIKDLMVSKGLSLTSSTYNTLIKGYCKSGQVVIAERLLKETLSIGLTVNQGSFTSVICLLSSHHMYDSALRFVGEMLLRNMSPGGGLLTTLISGLCKHGKHLEAVALWFKFLNKGFVVDTKTSNALLHGLCEAGKLEEAFRIQKEILGRGFVMDRVSYNTLICGCCGKSKLEEAFTLMDEMVKRGLTPDNYTYSILIRGLFNMNKVEEAIQFWGDCKRYGMLPDVYTYSVIIDGCCKAEKTEEGQKLFDEMMSNNVQPNTVVYNHLIGAYCRSGRLSIASELREDMRHKGISPNSATYTSLIKGMSIISRVEEAKLLLDEMRVEGLEPNVFHYTALIDGYGKLGQMVQVECLLREMHSKNIHPNKITYTVMIGGYARDGNVTEASRLLNEMREKGIVPDSITYKEFIYGYLKQGGVLQAFKGSDEENYAAIIEGWNKLIQ; encoded by the exons ATGGCAGCTCTTCTCTATTTCCCTAAAATCTCTTCACGAATGACTTCTTCacgtctcctctctctctcacccatGGATTTGAGGAGGAGACTCTCTCGCGCTAGCTACTTATTCACTCGCCGCCTTAAATCCCCCAAGAGAAGCTTCCACACAACTCGATACCTGCAACAGTACGTTCATCCGCCGGATAAATCGGAAGATCCTTCCTCTGATCGGCAGCATTTGCACCAACGGTTGTCTTCAGTCTTGTCTAAGAGATCTCTAGATTACGAGCAGTGTAAACAACTCATAACTGTTCTATCGCCTCTCGAATTCGATAGGTTGTTTCCTGAGTTCCGATCCAAAGTTAATCCGAAGACGGCTTTGGATTTTTTCCGATTAGCTTCTGATTCGTTTAGTTTCTCCTTCAGTCTCCGTTCGTATTGTTTATTGATAGGTTTATTGCTTGATTCGAGTCTGTTGTCCCCTGCTAGGGTAACTTTGATTCGTTTGATCAATGGGAATGTACCTGTTTTGCCTTGTGTTAACGGTGGTTTGAGAGATAGTCGAGTTGCGATTGCGGATGCAATGACGAGTTTGGGTATGTGTTTTGATGAGGAAACCAGAAGGAAGATGTCAGATTTGTTGATTGAAGTTTATTGCACTCAGTTCAAGTGTGATGGTTGCTATCTAGCTCTTGATGTGTTTCCTTTTCTGGCAAACAAGGGTATGTTTCCATCTAAGACGACTTGCAACATTTTGCTGACTTCTCTAGTGAGAGCTAATGAGTTTCAGAAGTGTTGTGAAGCTTTTGAAGTTGTTTGCAAAGGGGTTTTCCCGGATGTTTACTTGTTCACTACAGCGATTAATGCGTTTTGCAAGGGAGGGAAAGTGGAGGAGGCCATTGAGTTGTTTACAAAGATGGAAGAAGCTGGTGTTGCACCAAACGTTGTTACTTACAATACTATCATTGATGGGTTGGGGATGAGCGGAAGGTATGATGAGGCATTTATGTTTAAAGAAAAGATGGTAGAGAGAGGTCTGGAACCAACTCTTATCACTTATAGTATTCTTGTCAAGGGTTTGACCAAGGCAAAGAGGATTGGTGATGCTTATTGTGTCTTGAAGGAAATGACAGAAAAAGGTTTTCCTCCTAATGttattgtatataataatttgatCGATAGTTTAATCGAGGCTGGAAGTTTGAACAAAGCTATTGAGATAAAGGATCTCATGGTTTCAAAAGGGTTGTCTCTTACATCGTCGACGTATAATACTCTCATAAAGGGATACTGCAAGAGCGGTCAAGTAGTTATTGCTGAGCGTCTTTTGAAGGAAACGCTGTCGATAGGTTTAACTGTAAATCAGGGATCCTTTACATCTGTGATTTGCTTGTTGTCCAGTCATCATATGTATGACTCAGCACTTCGTTTTGTTGGAGAAATGCTACTGCGTAACATGAGTCCTGGTGGTGGATTACTTACTACATTGATTTCTGGTCTCTGTAAGCATGGAAAACACTTAGAGGCAGTAGcactttggtttaaatttttaaataaaggCTTTGTAGTAGACACGAAGACTTCAAATGCTTTGCTTCATGGCCTCTGTGAAGCAGGGAAGCTGGAAGAAGCTTTTAGGATTCAAAAGGAGATATTAGGGCGTGGATTTGTTATGGATAGAGTGTCCTATAACACTTTGATTTGTGGATGTTGCGGAAAGAGTAAATTGGAGGAAGCTTTTACTCTCATGGATGAAATGGTTAAGAGAGGACTTACGCCTGACAATTATACATATAGCATATTGATTCGCGGGCTATTTAATATGAATAAAGTTGAGGAGGCTATACAGTTTTGGGGTGATTGTAAACGGTATGGCATGCTTCCAGATGTTTATACATATTCAGTGATCATAGATGGATGTTGTAAAGCTGAAAAAACAGAAGAGGGTCAGAAACTGTTTGATGAGATGATGAGCAATAACGTGCAGCCAAATACTGTTGTTTACAATCATCTAATCGGAGCATACTGTAGAAGCGGAAGGCTATCAATTGCATCGGAACTCCGTGAAGATATGAGACACAAAGGAATTTCCCCTAATTCTGCTACATATACTTCACTAATAAAGGGGATGTCGATCATTAGCCGTGTTGAGGAGGCAAAACTCCTCCTCGATGAGATGAGGGTGGAGGGTTTGGAACCGAATGTCTTTCACTATACAGCACTTATTGATGGATATGGTAAATTGGGTCAGATGGTCCAAGTTGAATGTCTTC TGCGTGAGATGCATTCGAAGAACATACACCCAAACAAGATTACCTATACTGTGATGATTGGTGGGTATGCTAGAGACGGGAATGTAACAGAAGCTTCTAGGCTTCTAAATGAGATGAGGGAAAAAGGAATTGTTCCAGATAGTATCACATACAAGGAATTTATATATGGATATCTTAAGCAGGGAGGTGTATTGCAAGCTTTTAAAGGCTCTGATGAAGAAAATTATGCAGCGATCATTGAAGGATGGAACAAACTTATACAGTAG
- the LOC104723104 gene encoding uncharacterized protein LOC104723104, with translation MATKFTILTQTHRPKTIISTPKSRRCNRNKPKPSKSISENMLNNVFPRKTLAEIYHNNINLHPHTNLLLYTEDGQSVKEDEEMNQQEHGKVSNSNCKDGKSITVTGDLRRDVARLSLLWYMKCSISFILRKARAFYNEFCCDTYVESSSDMVVVDPYFSIPVIN, from the coding sequence ATGGCCACTAAATTCACCATCCTCACTCAAACCCACCGCCCTAAAACCATAATTTCAACCCCAAAATCTCGTCGATGCAAtcgaaacaaaccaaaaccatccAAATCCATAAGCGAAAACATGTTGAACAACGTTTTTCCTCGCAAAACGCTAGCAGAAATCTATCATAATAACATAAATTTGCACCCTCATACTAATCTACTACTATATACTGAAGATGGTCAGTCCGTAAAAGAAGATGAGGAGATGAATCAACAAGAACACGGGAAGGTCTCGAACTCCAACTGCAAAGATGGTAAGTCGATTACCGTGACGGGAGATTTGAGACGTGATGTAGCTCGATTAAGCTTGTTGTGGTACATGAAATGTTCCATAAGCTTTATATTAAGGAAGGCAAGAGCGTTTTACAATGAGTTTTGTTGTGATACGTATGTTGAGAGTAGCAGCGATATGGTTGTGGTAGATCCATATTTTTCAATTCCGGTAATTAATTAA